The genomic segment TATAAGCTAAGGAAACAAAACTAGCTAAACACCCTAATCCTAAATAAAGTAATAATTCCCAATTGCTTCGGACTTCATAAAGGGGAGGAGAAAAGGCTGGATGATCACCCAAAACAATCCGAGCAACCACCGAAGAAACCACAGAAGCTAATAATACTAAACCGACACCTGAAGCCGCAAAACTTGTGCCTAAAATCACTTCTAAGGCAAAGAAAACTCCCGCAATCGGTGCATTAAATCCCGCAGCTAATCCGGCGGCGGCTCCGGCTCCTAATAATAACCGATAACGTTCTTTTGAAACTTGAAAAATTTGCCCTAAAATTGCCCCTAAATTCGCCCCTACTTCTACACTCGGCCCTTCCGGCCCCAAGGAAGCTCCTGAACCTAACGAAATCGCCGCAGCTAATAGTTTAATAAAAGGTCTTAAGGGGGAAATAATTTGGATTCTTTGGGTATTAATTAAGGAAGAAATGCCCTCGCCAAAAAATTCTTGATAACGACAGCGAATTAACCCCACAATTAAGCCGCCAAGAGGTGGAATTAAAGCGATTGTCCATAAACCAAAGGGCACCATTAACCCCATAAAATCTTCTAGGGTTAACCGTTGAAATAGTTCCACTAATTTATGGAACATGACCATAACTAATCCCGTTCCCCCGCCAATTAAGAGGGCAAACATTAAAATTAAAAATTGCGGGGGGGGCTGTAAACGGTTTAAGAGGCTGGTTAGGCGGTCAGAAACAGAGACAGAGGCGAGTTCAGTTTGCTGCGGGAGGACGCCCTCATTATTGGGCAGAGTAGTCGTCATTGATAGACCCACAATTATAATAATCTTTATAAAATTTAAAACAAGTTCTAACGTTTGGGAGCATTAAAACCCAAAGAGGGTACTCATCCATAAAGGACAGGGACTCCAAATTTCATCGATTGGATACCCAAGACCATACAGAAAGGACATTCGCTACGGCGTCCGACCTGATGCTGATACCCGTCTTAGGCTTCTAATCTTAACTGTTCCAACTTCATGACTCATCACCCGTTTGAGGTGAAGGAAAAATCAAACACTCCTCTTCCTTCATCTCTTTCAGTCCCAACGATCAGTTCTCAGTTGGACTTGACAATGTTTGCAATCCTATCGTTCGGTTAACCGAGACGATATTTGCTTAAAGTTGCCAATACTTGCTGAATTTTATCGTGAGTACGGCTATTTCCCGTTTTCGATTCGTTAAAACCGAATTATCCCGGCGGCCGAATTCATTATCTTAGAATCAAAAGGCTGCAATCAAGCCTATATAAATAGTGTATCAAATAAAAGCGTTAATGGAGGTAACGATTATGCCGTTAGTCCGTTGGCAACCGTTCCAAGAAATTGATTCTCTACAACGAGAAATGAATCGTTTGTTTGATAGTTTAGCTTTGCCCACCGAAAAAATGGGGATGTCCATCTTTCCTCCGGCGGAACTCCATGAAACACCCGATGCGGTTATCCTGAAACTGGAAGTTCCGGGGATAGATTCCAAAGATTTAGACATCCAAGTCAGTGCTGATGCAGTGGCGATTACCGGAGAACGAAAATCACAAATCCAAACGGAAGAAAAAGGGGTAACTCGAAGTGAATTCCATTATGGAAAATTCCACCGTGTGATTCCACTTCCGACTCGGATTCAAAACACCCAAGTTAAAGCCGACTATCAAGATGGAATTCTCAGCTTAACCTTACCGAAAGCAGAAGAAGAGAAGAACAAAGTCGTTAAGGTAACCTTAAATTAAGGGGGAATTCAAGGATTAGTAATTGTTTAAGGTTTGGCTGGAATCAAGGACAAACAAAAAAGTCGGTAATCTCAGTCGAAATTTAAACGAGATTCGACTATAATAAAAAAACAGGAAAGCGGATTTATGGAAATATTTCCGCTTTTCTTGATCTAAATTACAATCCTAAATTTGAGGATAATAACATTGAATCCAAATGAATCAGAGTCCCAGTCTAAACCTTCAATTGAGATCGTGGAGGATGAATTTATGGGAAAATCCCAACTCCAAAATAAAACCTTTTATCAGATGAGCCGTTATGTTTTGGTTGCTGTTTTCAGCGTCGTCTTAACCTTAACCAGCTTACAATTTTTTCCCAATTTTTTAGGAACTTCTGCCCAAGCTGACCCCATACCAACCCCGACTCAACCCCAACCTGTAGCTGTCGTTCCTAACCCGAATTCTGCCAGAAATTTTGTTGCGGCTGCGGTGAATCGAGTCGGGCCAGCCGTGGTTAGAATTGATACAGAACGGACTGTTTCTGCTAATATTCCAGATCCTTTTTTTGATGATCCTTTTTTCCGGCGTTTCTTTGGGGAAGGAATGCCTCAAACGCCCCAAGAATATCAACAACGGGGACAAGGTTCGGGGTTTATTGTCGATAGTAGTGGGATTATTTTAACCAATTCCCATGTGATCAAAGGAGCCGATAAAGTCACCGTTACCCTCAAAGATGGTCGTCAATTTCAAGGGGAAGTTCGAGGCAGTGATGACCCGTCTGATTTAGCCGTTATTAAAATTAATGGGAATAATTTACCCGTTGCTCCCTTGGGGAATTCCAGTGAAGTTCAAGTGGGAGATTGGGCGATCGCATTAGGAAATCCATTAGGATTAGATAATACCGTAACTTTGGGAATTGTCAGTACCTTAAATCGTCCCAGTTCTCAAGTGGGAATTCCTGATAAACGATTAGATTTTATTCAAACTGATGCGGCAATTAATCCAGGGAATTCTGGAGGGCCGTTATTAAATGATAGAGGGGAAGTGATTGGAATTAATACCGCTATTCGCGCCGATGGTCAAGGTATTGGATTTGCCATTCCCATTGATGCTGCAAAAAGCATTCAAGCTGCGTTAGTGCGAGGGGAAAAAATCGCCCATCCCTATATTGGCATTCGCATGGCAACCTTAACGGCGGATATGGCAAAACAACTCAATCAAGACCCTAATTCTTTAATGTTAATTCCTGAAGTGAATGGGGTATTAGTCGTACAAATTATGCCCAATAGTCCAGCAGCCAATGTGGGTTTACGTCGGGGGGATGTGATTACAGAAATTGATGGACAAGCCATTACCAGTGCTGACCAATTACAACGTTTAGTCGAAAAAAGCAAAATTGGTCAGCCCCTAAAAATCACCCTCCATCGCGGACAAAAAACCGAACAAATTTCAGTGCGTCCCGGTCAATTGAATGAAGAAGCACTGCGGTAAACTGTAGGTTTTGAAGATAGGTATCGCCCCTCCGACAGAAAAAAATGCACTCTTCCTGAATCCAGTTGCAGGAAGGGTGCATTTGTCAGGAGAAAACCTAAAAAATTAATAAAAATTTAAACAATCAGGAAAGTTCAAACTTATAGCTTAGACCCGAATTAACGTGATGATTGATGAAATCTGAATCTGAGACTTTTCTAGGCTTCGGAGCCGTGTTATTCTTGGGTTTGTCTATTAGCAAAGCCGGTCTTCCTAATTATAACCAATTTATTCGGTTTTGAACCAGAAGATCGGTCACAGGACAGATGTAATGGTCAAGATAGGGGTTAAGAAAAAAAACCGATCAAAAAACGTATAAGAATTATGTAAAACTAGCATAAGCTAATTTGATATTAACCCGTTTTGGCGCTAAAATCAAAGAGAGTAGTGAAATCGTTCATCTTTTGGTAGTCTTCTAATCCTCGAATATCAAAAAGACTACTAGAAGACGGAAGTAGGGAGTTCTCCCGAAGGAACGCGCCTGTTTTCACTGCGAGTTGAAACAGGAGGCGAAAAACCATGACTTTGAGTAAAGAACGTGTGCGCGAAACTTCCGCATCGGATATTCCGACCAGTGAAAGTTTCGATTTTGATTTGTGGGCAATAAAAGTGAAACGTCAGCTAATTGCGGCTCTCAATCACCAACTGGCTCCCGAACTTTCTCAGAACGACGCTCAAACAACCTCTTCCCCATTATCAGGAATTAAAGGTTGAGGAAAATAGCTAATCCCAATTAATCGGGTTTTATCCTATTTTCTAATTCAATAATATTATTTGTAGGGGCGACAAATGAGTCGCCCTTACCTGTATTAAGACTGGTTATTTATCCACCCTAGGACTAAGGATGGTAAACTCTTTCTATTACCTATCTATTACCTGTTCCCTGTTCCCTACTCCCTACTATATCAAGTCAGAAATTGTTCGACGGTTTGCCAATATTGTTCCCCTCCCACCTGTCTAACATTATTATGGCCTGCACCGGAAACAATTAACAGTTGTTTGGGTTCTATTGCTGCGGTAAATAAAGCTTCAGTCATAGACTGAGGAATTAACTCATCTTCTGTTCCATGAGTAAATAATATCGGCATTTTTAAAATTGGAACTTTAGCCAGAGAATCAAATCGTTGAGTTAAAATTAAATTAATTGGAAACATCCAATATTTCTTTTTATAATTAACCATTTGCCGAATATTAGTAAAAGAGCTTTCAATAATTAATCCAGCTATTTCTGGATGGTTGGAGGCTAAATTAATCGCGATCGCTCCTCCTAAAGAATGACCAAAAACATAAATATTGTGAGGATTAAATTGACGTTCATTTACTAAATAATTCCAAGCCACTTCTACATCCTCATAAACCGTTTTTTCCGAGGGAAAGCGATCTGTACTGCGTCCATAGCCTCGATATTCTACTAATAAAACTGATAATCCCATTTGGTTAAATTGTTTAGCATAACCCACATTTGCTCCAATATTATTACGGTTTCCATGTAAATCAATAATCACTTTTTCTGAATTAAATTTACTAGGAACCCACCAGCAATGCACTATTTCTACTTTTCCAGAAGGGATAGGAATTTTTAACTCAATATTTTCATACGTTAAACCCACATCATCCGGGGTGATGGAAATAAGACGAGAGGGGAAAAAAATAAATCGAGTTTGTCGAAAAAACAGGAATAAACAAGCACAAAAATATGCGATCGCACCAATAACTAAAACAATTAATCCCAATTTAAACAGAGCCGTTAAAATAATATTTAACATGGTTTTATCCCCTCACTTTTTGATGAGATTTTCTTTTTTAAATCTCTATTCCCTGTCTTAAAAAAAGGTTAAAAAGATAAAAGAAAACTTCCTTTCCACACAACTTTATTCTTTACGGTTTAAATCAAGCCATTTCCGTTTAATTTCAGGAAATTTCCTACAATGATCCACCAAGGGTTATTTGTTTCTATAATGACAAGACAGAGTATCAACGATATTGTGTAGTAAATTGGGGTCAAATTTAAGGACAATATATCTTTTGTTGCTATAGCGGTGACTCCCCGATAAGTAGAATAAGAAAAGAAACAGATTGAATAGCTAAAAAGCATGCAGAGTAAGCTGTTCAGCATTTTAGGTTTAATCAAGTCGAGCGACTTATCCCCATAGCTGTCACTCTCCGAAAATCTTTGCCATTTCTAAACTCCAGAGCTTTTGTATAGGAAGCAAGTACCCCTAGTTTGGAATAATAACTTTTATAACTTTTGTGGGTTTTGTAGTCGTATGAGGTAGTATTGATCCTACAGAAGACAATCTTCTTTTTAAACCTACATTACTTGATTATAGCTCAACTTGTATTGAAGATTTAAGATTTATGTTACTGAGTGTCCGTCACAAGTTTAAGTACCTTGTTCATCGTTGGAAAAAATTGAATTTCGTGAGATTATTATTAATTGGTTTTATATCCTTCCTCTTGACGTCTGTATTGCTCTATCAAATCGCACCTGCACCTGAAATCCCAATCATCAGCGAAAAATTTAGGAAATTTGAAGAACATAAAAACGACTACAATACGCTTTTTTTTGGCTCAAGCCGAATTTATCGTCATATTATTCCTCGTGTTTTTGATCGGCAAATGGCATCTAAAGGGTATAATATTAAATCCTATAATTTAGGAGTTTCCGGCATGAATTTTGCAGAAACCTATTTTTTTATTCAACAAATTTTAGAAACTAAACCCATGAATATTAAATGGGTTTTTATAGAGATTCCTGATTTTAATCTCAATATTGCCGATGAAAATTTGAAAACAAATCGAGTCATCTATTGGCATACACTCAAACATACTTTATGGATATATCGATTCATTTTCAAAGCTGATTTTTCCGTGAGAACAAAGCTTCTGCTCATCCAAGAACACACGATTCCTTTAATTCATAATCTATTTAATATCAGTAAAGCTGATCCCATGATCCGAAGTTTTATCCTCAGCCAAACTGATCAAAACCCTTAT from the Planktothrix tepida PCC 9214 genome contains:
- a CDS encoding HhoA/HhoB/HtrA family serine endopeptidase, which translates into the protein MGKSQLQNKTFYQMSRYVLVAVFSVVLTLTSLQFFPNFLGTSAQADPIPTPTQPQPVAVVPNPNSARNFVAAAVNRVGPAVVRIDTERTVSANIPDPFFDDPFFRRFFGEGMPQTPQEYQQRGQGSGFIVDSSGIILTNSHVIKGADKVTVTLKDGRQFQGEVRGSDDPSDLAVIKINGNNLPVAPLGNSSEVQVGDWAIALGNPLGLDNTVTLGIVSTLNRPSSQVGIPDKRLDFIQTDAAINPGNSGGPLLNDRGEVIGINTAIRADGQGIGFAIPIDAAKSIQAALVRGEKIAHPYIGIRMATLTADMAKQLNQDPNSLMLIPEVNGVLVVQIMPNSPAANVGLRRGDVITEIDGQAITSADQLQRLVEKSKIGQPLKITLHRGQKTEQISVRPGQLNEEALR
- a CDS encoding alpha/beta hydrolase, whose amino-acid sequence is MLNIILTALFKLGLIVLVIGAIAYFCACLFLFFRQTRFIFFPSRLISITPDDVGLTYENIELKIPIPSGKVEIVHCWWVPSKFNSEKVIIDLHGNRNNIGANVGYAKQFNQMGLSVLLVEYRGYGRSTDRFPSEKTVYEDVEVAWNYLVNERQFNPHNIYVFGHSLGGAIAINLASNHPEIAGLIIESSFTNIRQMVNYKKKYWMFPINLILTQRFDSLAKVPILKMPILFTHGTEDELIPQSMTEALFTAAIEPKQLLIVSGAGHNNVRQVGGEQYWQTVEQFLT
- a CDS encoding Hsp20/alpha crystallin family protein — protein: MPLVRWQPFQEIDSLQREMNRLFDSLALPTEKMGMSIFPPAELHETPDAVILKLEVPGIDSKDLDIQVSADAVAITGERKSQIQTEEKGVTRSEFHYGKFHRVIPLPTRIQNTQVKADYQDGILSLTLPKAEEEKNKVVKVTLN